The window aaaaaataattttatttcaaTTAGCTGATACCGAAAGGAAAAAATACCAGggatctttttaaaaaagttcCCGTTGAAGTCTTTAAATGCAACGATGGCAGCACACGTTCAACTTCTCATTATGTGAAGTTGTGgctcatttagatttttatttgaatcaggttttattttcttaagtGTTTTGGGAGGAGTTTGAAATGAAACCCAGATgatcctctgttgtttttcctgactGTTCATCTGTCAGACATCAAAGAGAGTCAGAACATCGCTCTCCTGCACAACCAGATCACCGCCTGTGACTCCATACTGGAGGTAAGACGAGGCGCCGCCATCCTGATCCCACTGCATGATGTTCTGCAGCCACGTGCTCCTCTTTAACCCGACAGtcgttttctgtctgtcctctcgtTCCTTCAGCGGATGGAGGGCATGCTGAGCGGCTTCCAGAGCGACCTGTCCTCCATCAGCAGCGAGATCCAgaccctgcagcagcagtcgGTCAGCATGAACGTCCGGCTGAAGAACAGGCAGGCGGTGCGCAGCCACCTCAGCCAGCTGGTGGACGAGCTGGTGGTGCCCGGAGCCATGATCTCGTGAGTGTGACGGGGAGGGGGGCGGCGACGGGTAAACTTACTGAAGATCGTTTGTCTGACGCCGTCCGTGTCGTTGCAGCACCATCCTGGACAGCCCGGTGACGGAGCAGGAGTTTCTGGAGCAGCTCCACGAACTCAACAACAAGATCAACTTTGCCAAAGAGCTGAGCTTCAGAGAGACGCTGGCCTGCTCCGACATCCAGGACATCGTCGACCGCCTCAAACTCAaggtgagacacagacagacagacaggaagggacagagagggaagagctTTACACATTATTTAGATTAATTCAGCCTCAAAATAACCAGTTTTATCATTGCTATTAGTTCCCTGATTATCCTCTCAATCAAATGTCTATCACGATATCCAAAGTGACTTCATCAGATGTCTTCTGTTGTCCAACTGTCCAAAACtcagaaatatttcatttactgCTTTGTAAAACTAAGAAaaaagcaaatcctcacatttatctccaccagctgtttatctcaGTCTTCTCTGTGGTGGATGGATTTTCTTTGGCTTctctgatgtttctgtgtgtttggatgaaAACTTGCCGATTAGTCTTCTgttgatcaattaatcaactaattgttgcATCTCTAAATAAAAGTAATGCAAACACAGATTCTCCGTAGCAGTTGTGGAACGTGAACCTTATCCCGTATTTCACTGTCACGAATCTGTTTTAATATTTGTGACTCACTCCAGGCGGTGTCAAAGATCCGAGAGTTCATCCTTCAGAAGATCTACTCCTTCAGGAAGCCGATGACCAACTACCAGATCCCACAGAACACGCTGCTGAAGTACAGGTGAGGCTGCGTcaggctttgtttgtgtttagcTTTCCTTCGAGTCTCTacagaaacatatttttaaagttTCTGTTATTCAGCTGCAGTATTCATTGTACTCATATTTATTTCTTGAAGCTCAGAAACGTCGTTCTTCTGCcctttgtttcctcctgctcAGATTTTTCTATCAGTTCCTTTTGGCCAACGAGAGAACGGTCGCGAAGGAGATCAGAGACGAGTACGTGGACACAATGAGCAAGATTTACTACAGTTACTTCAAGTCGTACAGCGGCAGGCTGCTCAAAGTGCAGGTCAGTGGATTCACACCGGAGACCTCTCTTTCTTGTTCACAAACGtccaaaatgtgtgtttccatgtgagCTGATCTCTGTGTGTCCCGTCTGCAGTACGAGGAGGTGGCAGACAAGGACGACCTGATGGGAGTGGAAGACACAGCCAAGAAAGATATCctttaaactgtgtgtgcatgcgtgtgtgtgtgtgtgcgtgcaggggGGGTGAGCTTGGAGTGAGCCATAATTTGCTTTGGGAGAAACTTTTGAACCTTCAGGTCGTTTACGCCACCGTGCAGCTCAACTGACCTGCCAGCCAACACAAACTGGACGTGAGGCTCCTTGACTCCCCGCTGCAGGTTTCTTCTCCAAACCGTCTCTGAAGAGCAGGAACACCATCTTCACTCTGGGCCAGAGGGGGGCCATCCTGAGTCCTGCTGAGCTGGAGGGGCCGATCCTGGTCCCACATACGGcccagagaggagacagcagggtGAGACGCCACAAACATTCATAAACGCAACACAGCGAGGCCGAGAAGTCGACCTTCTCAAGTTCTCATTGTAGAAAAATCACTTCTTGATTTTTAACTGTATCCTGAGGAACCGGTTCAAGTTCTGATGTGAAAGAGATgctaaaaaacattttctgagcaAAGCGGTCCATCACTAATATGAGAGACATTCATGTGACAGTCAGATATTAGACAGGATGATACCACAGCAGGTGATGTTACGCTGTCAGGTGCTGGAACAGGATGATCCTGCAGGGGCTACCTGCAGAGGCTACCTGCAGGGGCTACCTGCAGGTAATCCCTGCAGGGGCTACCTGCAGGTAGCCTCTGCAGGGGCTACCTGCAGGGGCTACCTGCAGGGATTACCTGCAGGGGCTACCTGCAGGGGCTACCTGCAGGGATTACCTGCAGGGGCTACCTGCAGGGGCTACCTGCAGGGATTACCTGCAGGGGCTACCTGCAGGGGCTACCTGCAGGGATTACCTGCAGGGATTACCTGCAGAGGCTACCAGCAGAGGCTACCTGCAGaggctatataaataaagtatctatctatctatctacctatctacCTACCTGCAGAGGCTACCTGCAGAGGTTACCTGCAGAGGCTACCTGCAGGGGCTACCTGAGGCAGCTGTCAGATGGACACGATCCTGCTGTGATCGACTGTGCTATAAAAATCATTAAATCTAAAAACAGAAACCTCTGGCAGCCATGATGAAGATGTGAACATAATTTAAAAGCTACATGTGCAGCTTCATCGATCATGTGATCGCTCTTCCTCCAGCGTGATGAGCAGCGCTGACACCTCATGAGACATATATTTCAAACCTGGAATGAAAGGAGACTCTTCAGACTGTGACGcttgtgttcctctctgtctcagtaTCCCTACGAGACGCTGTTTCGCAGTCAGCACTACGCTCTGCTGGACAACGGCTGCAGAGAGTTCCTCTTCCTGTCCGACTTCTTCATGGTGGCGGGAAACTCGGCCCTCGACCTCTTCAACAGCATCATGGGAAAAACTCTCAGCATGTTCCTGGTACCGACACAacttctgttctgtgttttaaagGTTGCATTCATTCACATGGGTTAGCATGATTAAGGGTTAGGATAATAAGCCACGTGATCCACATGCAGTGCATTGATACAGCACAGAGGATTCCTTATTTAATCTTGAGTATCTGCAGCATAACTGCAGAGATTGTCTGTGCAGGACTTCCTAAACGTTTTGGTGTCCCGTTGTCTCCTCCGTCTCCACAGAAGAGCATGTCCACGTATGTGTCCGACTGCTACGACAGCATTGCCGTCTTCCTGTGCATCCACATCATCCTCAGGTTCAGAGCCATCACTGCCAAGAGGAACATCCCAGCTCTGGACAAGTCAGTGTCCCACCGCtgcaatgaaaacattttgttcctgttaaaaagtgtttgtgtttagttttgtCTGAGCGGACACAttcttaaagggacagttcaccccaaaattCCTCCTGCGCAGTGATACGGTTGGTGGGCGTGGTTCGGTAAAAGGAAGTAGTTCCTACAGCTGATGTCTCAGAACTCAGCCAGTCACAACAAAGCTTCTCTAATGGAAATCACTCGCACCTGAACTGTATCCTGAGCTCTCAGAGTTTTTAAAGGACTGGATGAAGACGGCGATGAAGATGTTAATGAGGCCTGTGTGTGCTCACCTGTGTGTCAGGTACTGGGAGGCggtgctggagctgctgtggcCGAGGTTCGAGCTCATTCTGGAGATGAACATCCACAGCATCAGAAACACAGACCCTCAGAAACTGGGAGTGCTGGACACCAGACCGCACTATGtacgaccacacacacacacacacacacacacgcttcatgtgactgacagctgtgtgcTTCACTgaaacgagtgtgtgtgtttgctgatttCAGATCACTCGTCGTTATGCAGAGTTCTCGTCAGCCATCGTCAGCATCAACCAGACATTTCCCAACGAGAGAACCAACGCACTGCTGGGACAgctgcaggtaacacacacacacacacagtacgcAAAGATAAAGTAATTATGGAACCAAATTGGCTGCATTTTGTCCTAAAACGTGTGATTttctgatccagaatgaaaaacCACATGATCGCAGCGTGTCACGTGTCCCATTCACAAACTGAGCTTGTTAGAATCtgagtatttgttttttaaggttGAGGTGGAAAACTTTGTGCTAAAGATGGCGGCAGAGTTTCCCTCCAGAAGAGACCAGCTCATCTTCCTCATCAACAACTACGACATGATGCTCAGTGTCCTCATGGTGAGCTTCAGCTGCGGTTTTGTTCGTTATGTGTTATTATATGGAAATCATGCTTAGATCACAGGTGTCATCATACCTGCCTGAGACgctcttttcctctcatcttcctcctccaacCTGTGGAAATTCAAATATTCTtaatttgttaaaatgtgtgcGTGATGGCTGTGTTTGCCTTGTTTGTCCAGGAGAGGGCAGCAGACGACAGTAAAGAGGTGGAAGGTTTCCAACAGCTGCTCCTGGCCAGGACGCAGGTAAACACCACTGAGGGATTCTGGGAGATCTGACGCCCTGTCACACTCccttctcctctgtgctcagagcttttattttgacacgTGCAGGTGTATTAAAAGCGTGAACTGACTCTGGAAATTGGCTTTGCAGTCAGATTGTAGCTGCAATCAGTCATGCAGAACTTTGAGCAACAgaattaaagacaaaatgatGCCATTCAAATCTTTTTGGGAGCATTTAGAACTCTCagcatcattttctttaaaacttTCATCACACGTCGCTCctttttatccatccatccatccattatcttccgcttatccgaggccgggtcgcgggggcagcagtctaagcagggatgcccagacttccctctccccagacacgtcctccagctcttctgggaggaccccgaggcgttcccaggccagccgagtgacatagtccctccagcgtgtcctgggtcttccccggggcctcttcccggtgggacatgcccggaacaccctcccaggaaggcgtccaggaggcatccggtaaagatgcccgagccacctcagctggctcctctcgacgtggaggagcagcggctctactctgagctcctcccgagtgacagagctcctcaccctatctgtaagggagcgccccgccaccctgcggaggaaactcatttcagccgcttgtatccgagatcttgttctttcggtcatgacccaaagttcatgaccgtaggtgagggtgggaacatagattgaccggtaaatcgagagctttgcctttcggctcagctccttcttcaccacgacggaccggtacaacgaccgcattactgcagccgccgcaccgatccgcctgtcaatctcacgttccatccttccctcactcgtgaacaagaccccaagatacttgaactcctccacttgaggcaggatctctcctccaacccagagggcacaagccacccttttccggtcgagaaccatggcctcgaacttggaggtgctgattctcatcccagccgcttcgcactcggctgcaaaccgccccaacacatgctggaggtcctggtttgaagaagccaacaggacaacatcatccgcaaaaagcagagatgagatcctgtggtccccaaaccagactccctccggcccttggctgtgcctagaaattctgtccataaaaataatgaacagaaccggtgacagagggcagccctgccggagagtccaacatgcactgggaacaagtctgacttactgctggcaatgcgaaccaagctcctgctccggtcatacagagaccggacggcccgtagaaaagggccccggactccatactcccgaagcacctcccacagaatgccacgagggacacggtcgtatgccttctccaaatccacaaaacacatgtgcactggttgggcaaactcccatgaaccctcaagcaccctgcggagggtgtagagctggtccagtgttccacgaccaggacgaaaaccgcattgttcctcctgagtccgaggttcgactatcggccgaattctcctctccagcaccctggaatagactttaccagggaggctgagaagtgtgatccccctatagttggagcacaccctccggtcccccttcttaaatagagggaccaccaccccggtctgccagtccaagggtactgtccccaactgccacgcgatgttgcagaggcgtgtcagccaagacagccccacaacatccagagacttgaggtactcagggcggatctcatccacccccggtgccttggCACCGAGGAGCTTcccctttttattttaatgtaaagaAATATATAGAGTTTTGTCAGAATTGGAGTCAGAACCTGTTCTGTAGGaacatggcagactctgtggaagaggagctgcttcctctgtacgtataaagagctcattcaaCAGAAGGATTCTTCCTTTCAGGTGATGAGACACTAATGAAAAAATTTTTATGaataatatgttttatatttctaaCTATAGATCCTCATAAATCTGACACACTGGACCTTACATTGTGTATTCATGTGATGTCCAGGAGTTCATCGAAGAGATTCTGTCTCCTCCCTTCGGAGGGATGATCGCCTTCGTGAAGGAGGCCGAGGCTTTGATGGAGAAAGGGCAGCTGGAGCGACTGAAGAACGAGGAAGGTGAGAGGAGATCGTTTGtcctgcttctttctttctaaatgtttgttttattgaccAAGTGTCACATATATGAATACCTAAATCACCAAACTGTGCTGTCCCCTCCTTGAGACTGTGATAAAATAGTATAAATAATATTATTTCCACTTTAAGTGCTTGAACCATCATCAGTCCTGCTCATATTATTAAAtctgttcattaaaaacaaagccAGAGGCTGTTTGGGTcttctccacagcagcaggatgcCTCATTTTCTTTACTCTATGTGCcaaactggaggaaaaaatgACACTTGAAGCTCTAACCCCAACCCAGGACTCTAGATTAAAGCCTGATAGAATAGACGTCGATCAGAAAGTGCAGCTTTTGTGGGGACATTTCTTCCTTAATGTGCTCAGTTACactgttttgtgtttacagtgtatTACAGACTTattacagcagctgcacacCCTTCATGCCATGTGCATGACACACACcgaaaatgatgaaaaaccaGATCTGAATATGTGCTAAATGTTTGTGATGAGGCCAGAGGGTTTCTgccagtgatgtgtgtgtgatgtgtgtgtgatgtgtgtgtgatgtgtgtgtgcgctcacaGGCGTGAACATGTGATAAACCGCGGCGTGGTTAACAGACCAACAGGACTCTTTCAGTTCTGGCCTCAGTTTTGTTTTACGGAGTAATGAGcagttttgtttctcctctccttctcctccgtgtgtgtgtgtgtgcgtgcgtgcgtgtgtgtgtgtgcgcagctCGTATCACTCAGCTGGTTCGGGGCTTTTCGAGTACGTGGAAACAGTCGGTTGAGGCGATGAGTCAGGACGTCATGAGGTCCTTCACGAACTTCAAAAACGGAACCAGCATCATTCAGGTGAGGCGGCAGGAAGTTGACGCCTTCTTCCTGCTTGGTTAATCAATGAATTGTTGGTAAAAACCTGGATGTGACGGTCGTGTCGCTGCTTTCAGCCCACTTTCAGTGGTTATGTGTTCGTactgatgtgtgagtgtgaggaagaggaagtgagaggtGTAGCGAGTCATGACGCAGCACTTCCTCCCCCTGCTGCAGGGCGCTCTGACCCAGCTGATCCAGTACTACCACGGCTTCCACAAGATCCTGAACCAGCCGACGTTCCGCAGCCTGGCCGTCCGCTCGGAGCTCATAAACCTGCACCACCTCATGGTGGAGGTGAAGAAGCACAAACCCAACTTCTAACCAGCGGGGAACCCCGCCGGTCAAAACATCCGCTTCACCCGGAGGTCTGGAGGCGTCGAGTCCCTCCGGTTTTCTCCCCCGTCCCTCCAGCTGAGGTCAGCTGATGTCCAGCAGCAGAAGCTTCATCCAGCTCAGTTAGAGATCATGGCAGACCCCCCCACTAACACTGAGAACTAGCACAGAGAGAATTAATCACAGACTGTAAATACTTTAAATGGCCGATCGTAACACTGATTATTACTTTCAAATTttacaacaaaatgtaaaaatgttcattttgtttgaaaacatgaaaacagaaatccaGTTTAGCAACAAAAGATCTGGAGCGAAGAGCTCTGAGGTGACCTTCATCATGAAACACTGTTAGTTTAATTTAATCCAGAAGAAGAAATCATGTATGAGGTTTGAAACACTGCACTCGCTCACTTCACGTTACCTGAAAcaagtttcctgttttgtttttttttttttttttattggtgaGCAGCTTCAGTTAACCTCAGCAGGTGAGATTGATCATTAAAGGTTGAAGCTGGTGATattctgtttgtcttctcatCAAACCATCAGTGCGCCTCTCAttcctgtctgacttcctgtctgtggctctcggCTCACTGGTTCCTGCCGAGGAcgtaaatcttaaaaaaaactcctcaCAAATGTAaagtttcatcttcatcactgaacCCTTTCcaacagctgctttttatcAGACCAACAGGAGGAAGTAGAGCctttgtttgggactattttcagcggcggatgaatccgaatgttcatggtgatgaaggaacgtgtgtgaggctcactgatgtgttttaatggagctttaTCAGGACCCAGAACTGTTAGCAGTTAGTGGTTAGCATTCGCTGCTGGTGTGAGGTTTGTTGACGAGATGAAAAAagtagaatatcaccagactgaTCCTTTAAAGAGTCACTCCTTCAGTCTTACTGTTATTGTGGCCTTTGCTCTTTATTTAACTACTGAGTCGATCGTGCTGCGTTTATTGTGTGAAAGTGTCATTCCAGTCTGACTTCACAGTTCAACAACGAATCATGGAAACACGACATGATTGTAGTTGCTTGTTATATCTTCAtctctttatttgatttttagGTGGAgagaatacaaataaataactaaaatgtAATCACTttgtacaaataaacacagaagaaTAGTGGtttaaactgaaaaatgatCGTATTCAGAGTATTTAAAGTCAATCACATCACATGAACCGGCCCATTaagaataaaacacactgacagtcGTAATCAGAGTTTATCTGTATAAATCTGAAGCTGTCTAGAAGAGAGGAAATCTGATTAATTACAATCTAATCACCTTAATATTTAATGGAATATGCAAAAATACTATTTTATTAGTCAGAAGGGATCTCAGTGACATAAAGCAAGctttgtattttcacttttactgtTCAAACCAGCTCCCACTGAACACACATCAATATGTCCCACTGATCTTAGATTTGGggtgaagacagagacagaggtgcTTCTCGGGTCGCTGCATCTGTTCATAGAACAGGAACGAGCTACGCTAACCGCTCGTTATGTGttatttatgtaacattttTCTCAGTCAACAAATCTCCCtgaacatacacaaaaacaaacgttTTCACTATTGTATCATTAAATTAAGTAGTTGGTACCACGTAGTCGGATTTCTGAACCtcggacagagccaggctagctgtttccctctgcttccagtcattatgctaagctaggctaataaTGTCATGGCTCCGGTGTTCATGTTCTCTCTCACTTTGTATGAAGAACAACTTTATTGACAGACCAGGTCCTcgaaaaacacatctgaattTTAAGTAGGGAGGCTACTTGAACGCAGCAGCACATTTTCCTTTAATGACAGCATCCGAATGTCCCACCCTGAGCGTGACATCACAGGAAAATGGCCGCCATGTGAATGTGGTCAATGCACTTTGGAAAGAAATGTTTacacaaactgcaaactgtCCTTCACTCAAACCTTCATTCTGTACTTAACTTACATCCGATCCCACACGCGGCTGAACTGGTTCATCCGAAACACGACTCAGGCGACAGAAACACGGAGACGCTGACTGACAAAGAGGAAGTTTCATCACGTTTGGTCTTAGTGTGCGGGGCAGCTGTCAACATGAagtctgctgcagctcttctgtgAAGGAAAAACCctcagaggagatgaagagtTTGTAAACTCGTGACAAGAAGAGaccagaagagaagaagagctgaACAGCTGCTTCTGGCAGCGTCACCTGGAACGACATCAGAGGATGGAGATAGAAGGTTATTCCAGGTCAGTAAAATCTTCCTCAGGTGTGGTTCCTTTCACTTTTCTCACCTGCTGGTGTCTGATGATCCAGAACCACGTGGACTCTGCGAGCTGTGGAGCTTTCTGTGAAACAAGCACAGGTACAAGTTCTTCAGAGGGAAGACAGGTGAGGTAAAACGCTCAGGTGAGGAACAACACCGTGGTGGCTTAGTGAGGAAGCAGGAACAGGTGTGCAGGAGGGTGGGGCAGGTGGGGGTGGTGTATGGCAGAGACTGAGCGGAatcagctgcagagatgaaaactAATGAAGCTCTTCATCGGTTTTCAGCCGAATGTTGAACAACTGAAGAGGAAACTCGTCAACGAAACACTTCCTGGTTTGAGGCATTGATTTAAAGCCATATTACCTGCCACAGTGGGCGGGGACACTGAGTGACGCAGAGCCTGCGTTTCAGGTTTCAGATTAACTCGACGCCGAACGGGTCTCCGTGTTGAGCGGCGAGACAACACATTGAATTTGCAGCTAAGATCGTCTGATCTGACGCAGCGGCCGTCTCGCCAGGCGCCACCGCCGCGT of the Chelmon rostratus isolate fCheRos1 chromosome 16, fCheRos1.pri, whole genome shotgun sequence genome contains:
- the vps52 gene encoding vacuolar protein sorting-associated protein 52 homolog isoform X2, with product MAEGAAAAVGAGPDVNTAGNPTEIAMAYLQDETDGDVANLNLGELDLTTDEFILDEVDIHIQANLEDDLVKEALKTGVDLRQYSKQVESELQRIEQASIKDYIKESQNIALLHNQITACDSILERMEGMLSGFQSDLSSISSEIQTLQQQSVSMNVRLKNRQAVRSHLSQLVDELVVPGAMISTILDSPVTEQEFLEQLHELNNKINFAKELSFRETLACSDIQDIVDRLKLKAVSKIREFILQKIYSFRKPMTNYQIPQNTLLKYRFFYQFLLANERTVAKEIRDEYVDTMSKIYYSYFKSYSGRLLKVQYEEVADKDDLMGVEDTAKKGFFSKPSLKSRNTIFTLGQRGAILSPAELEGPILVPHTAQRGDSRYPYETLFRSQHYALLDNGCREFLFLSDFFMVAGNSALDLFNSIMGKTLSMFLKSMSTYVSDCYDSIAVFLCIHIILRFRAITAKRNIPALDKYWEAVLELLWPRFELILEMNIHSIRNTDPQKLGVLDTRPHYITRRYAEFSSAIVSINQTFPNERTNALLGQLQVEVENFVLKMAAEFPSRRDQLIFLINNYDMMLSVLMERAADDSKEVEGFQQLLLARTQEFIEEILSPPFGGMIAFVKEAEALMEKGQLERLKNEEARITQLVRGFSSTWKQSVEAMSQDVMRSFTNFKNGTSIIQGALTQLIQYYHGFHKILNQPTFRSLAVRSELINLHHLMVEVKKHKPNF
- the vps52 gene encoding vacuolar protein sorting-associated protein 52 homolog isoform X1, with protein sequence MAEGAAAAVGAGPDVNTAGNPTEIAMAYLQDEKTDGDVANLNLGELDLTTDEFILDEVDIHIQANLEDDLVKEALKTGVDLRQYSKQVESELQRIEQASIKDYIKESQNIALLHNQITACDSILERMEGMLSGFQSDLSSISSEIQTLQQQSVSMNVRLKNRQAVRSHLSQLVDELVVPGAMISTILDSPVTEQEFLEQLHELNNKINFAKELSFRETLACSDIQDIVDRLKLKAVSKIREFILQKIYSFRKPMTNYQIPQNTLLKYRFFYQFLLANERTVAKEIRDEYVDTMSKIYYSYFKSYSGRLLKVQYEEVADKDDLMGVEDTAKKGFFSKPSLKSRNTIFTLGQRGAILSPAELEGPILVPHTAQRGDSRYPYETLFRSQHYALLDNGCREFLFLSDFFMVAGNSALDLFNSIMGKTLSMFLKSMSTYVSDCYDSIAVFLCIHIILRFRAITAKRNIPALDKYWEAVLELLWPRFELILEMNIHSIRNTDPQKLGVLDTRPHYITRRYAEFSSAIVSINQTFPNERTNALLGQLQVEVENFVLKMAAEFPSRRDQLIFLINNYDMMLSVLMERAADDSKEVEGFQQLLLARTQEFIEEILSPPFGGMIAFVKEAEALMEKGQLERLKNEEARITQLVRGFSSTWKQSVEAMSQDVMRSFTNFKNGTSIIQGALTQLIQYYHGFHKILNQPTFRSLAVRSELINLHHLMVEVKKHKPNF